In Mixophyes fleayi isolate aMixFle1 chromosome 4, aMixFle1.hap1, whole genome shotgun sequence, the following proteins share a genomic window:
- the LOC142153218 gene encoding E3 ubiquitin-protein ligase TRIM11-like encodes MASADLRQELDCSICLNIYTDPVTLRCGHNFCRVCIDRVLDTQEGSGVYICPECRAECQERPALEKNRKLSNIAEHVRSIPEETGIFCTYCVDSPVPAAKSCLLCEASLCNKHLRVHSKSAEHVLSDPTSLGNRKCSIHKKIMEYYCTEDAACICVSCSLAGEHQGHQVEMLDEASERKKKKLRNVLQKLTTKREETEKRVQRLQERRREDQEKAADVTERVTALFRDIRRQLEDLEKRVLSEISRQEESVSLSVSDLIQQLEIKKDELSGKMHHIEELCNMSDPVTVLQEPDIGDLCDTENRERYYKQVYDVGDLDVGLISETLQSLSDIISGINTGIYVPEHADILLDVNTASINIRITNDMKTAFNKFRNQKHPETPERFQDYPQVLSTKRFSSGRQYWQVEVRESVKWRVGMCYPSIDRRGRRSYIGDNNKSWCLASDMKWFSKQYSVIHDSKVIQLPDNIPCDTVRIYLDYEAGQLSFYSLCDPIRHLHTFTATFTEPLHAALWVDYCYIKILGR; translated from the coding sequence atggcgtctgctgatctgagacaggagctggactgttccatctgcctgaacatttatacagatcctgtaacactgagatgtggacataacttctgccgggtctgtattgatcgtgtgctggatacacaggaggggtctggagtttatatctgtcctgaatgcagagcagagtgtcaggagcgtCCTGCACTGGAGAAAAACAGGAAGTTGTCCAACATAGCAGAACATGTTCGTTCTATTCCAGAGGAGACTGGGATCTTCTGCACTTACTGTGTGGactctcctgtacctgctgctaaatcATGTCTGTTGTGTGAAGCTTCTCTGTGTAATAAAcacctgagagtacacagcaagtcagcagaacacgTCTTATCTGATCCCACTTCCCTGGGGAACAGAAAATGCTCCATCCATAAGAAGATTATGGAATATTACTGCACTGAGGacgctgcctgtatctgtgtgtcctgcagtTTGGCCGGAGAACATCAGGGACACCAAGTTGAAATGCTGGATGAGGCCTctgagaggaagaagaagaaattgAGAAATGTTTTGCAGAAACTGACaacaaagagagaggagactgagaaaagagtccagagactgcaggagcgcaggagagaagaTCAGGAAAAAGCAGCTGATGTAACAGAGAGagtcactgccctgtttagagacatcaggagacagctggaagacctagagaagagagtcctgagtgagatctccaggcaggaagagagtgtttcactctcagtctctgatctgatccagcagctggaaataaagaaggacgagctgtccgGGAAGATGCatcacattgaggagctgtgtaacatgtctgatccagtgactgtcttacaggaaccagacataggtgacttgtgtgatactgagAACAGAGAGAGATATTATAAACAGGTCTATGAtgtaggagatctggatgtgggtctcATCTCAGAGACATTACAATCATTATCTGATATAATATCAGGTATAAATACAGGGATCTATGTTCCAGAACATGcagacatattactggatgtaaacacagctAGTATTAACATACGCATAACAAATGACATGAAAACTGCATTCAATAAATTTAGAAACCAGAAACACccagaaacaccagagagatttcagGATTATCCTCAGGTATTAAGCACCAAGAGATTTTCCTCAGGGCGACAGTACTGGCAAGTGGAGGTCAGGGAATCAGTGAAATGGagggtagggatgtgttatcccagtatagacaggagaggaCGTCGGTCATACATTGGAGATAATAACAAGTCCTGGTGTTTGGCTTCAGATATGAAGTGGTTTAGTAAGCAGTATTCAGTTATACATGACAGCAAAGTCATTCAGTTacctgacaatattccctgtgatacagtgaggatatatctggattatgaggctggacagctgtccttttattctctgtgtgacccgatcagacacttacacaccttcactgccaccttcactgagccccttcatgctgcattatggGTAGATTATTGTTACATAAAGATCTTGGGTAGGTAG
- the LOC142149609 gene encoding E3 ubiquitin/ISG15 ligase TRIM25-like has translation MASADLRRELDCSICLNIYTDPVTLRCGHNFCRVCIDRVLDKQEGSGVYTCPECRAECQERPALQRNITLYNIVGSFLSTRPDQEETGIFCTYCIHSPVPAAKSCLLCEASLCDNHLRVHSKSAEHVLSDPTTSLGNRKCSVHKKILEYYCTEDAACICVSCSLAGEHQGHLVEMLDEASEKKKKKLRNVLQKLTTKREETEKRVQSLQDRRREDQEKAADVTERVNALFRDIRRQLEDLEKRVLSEISRQEESVSLSVSDLIQQLEIKKDELSRKMRHIEKLCNMSDPVTVLQEPGTGDLCDTEEGERHDDQVHGVGDRDVGLISGKLYTLSDIIIDINKGIYLQEATDILLDVNTAGNNIHISGGMKTATMSLVYQNHPETKERFQCNQVISTRRFSSGRHYWEADVSKSWNWKVGMCYPSIDREGDKSYIGDNNKSWCMCKWWYNKQYLVIHDRKEIRFPDNTPCDRVRIYLDYEAGQLSFYALCDPIRHLHTVTATFTEPLHAALWVGGGCITISGGFRK, from the coding sequence atggcgtctgctgatctgagacgggagctggactgttccatctgcctgaacatttatacagatcctgtaacattgagatgtggacacaacttctgccgggtctgtattgatcgtgtgctggataaacaggaggggtctggagtttatacctgtcctgaatgcagagcagagtgtcaggagcgtCCTGCACTGCAGAGGAACATAACTCTGTATAACATAGTGGGGAGTTTCTTGTCTACTCGGCCAGATCAGGAGGAGACTGGGATCTTCTGCACTTACTGTATtcactctcctgtacctgctgctaaatcctgtctgttgtgtgaagcttctctgtgtgataatcacctgagagtacacagcaagtcagcagaacatgtcttatctgatcccaccacttccctggggaacaggaaatgctccgtccataagaagatcctggagtattactgcactgaggacgctgcctgtatctgtgtgtcctgtaGTTTGGCTGGAGAACATCAGGGACACCTGGTGGAGATGCTGGATGAGGCctctgagaagaagaagaagaaactgagaaatgttttgcagaaactgaccacaaagagagaggagactgagaaaagagtccagagtctgcaggatcgcaggagagaAGATCAGGAAAAAGCAGCTGATGTAACAGAGAGAGTCAAtgccctgtttagagacatcaggagacagctggaagacctagagaagagagtcctgagtgagatTTCCAGGCAAGAAGAGagcgtttcactctcagtctctgatctgatccagcagctggaaataaagaaggacgagctgtcaaggaagatgcgtcacattgagaagctgtgtaacatgtctgatccagtgactgtcttacaggagCCAGGcacaggtgacttgtgtgatactgaggagggagagagacatGATGACCAGGTCCATGGTGTAGGAGATCGGGATGTGGGTCTCATCTCAGGCAAATTATAcacattatctgatataataatagatataaataaagGGATCTATctgcaggaagctacagacatattactggatgtaaacacagctggtaataatatacatatatcaggtgGCATGAAAACTGCAACCATGTCACTGGTATACCAGAATCATCCAGAAACAAAAGAGAGATTTCAGTGTAATCAGGTAATAAGCACCAGGAGATTTTCCtcagggcgacattactgggaagCGGATGTCAGTAAATcatggaactggaaggtagggatgtgttatcccagtatagacagggAAGGAGATAAGTCATACATTGGAGATAATAACAAGTCCTGGTGTATGTGTAAGTGGTGGTATAACAAGCAGTATTTAGTGATACATGACAGGAAAGAGATCCGGTTTCCTGACAATACTCCCTGTGATAGagtgaggatatatctggattatgaggctggacagctgtccttttatgctctgtgtgacccgatcagacacttacacaccgtcactgccaccttcactgagccccttcatgctgcattatggGTAGGGGGAGGTTGTATAACGATATCTGGGGGATTCAGGAAATAG